CCTGCCCCTCTGGGAGGCCCGAAGCCCCGAGGAGTTTTTGGAGCTTCTCCCCCGAAGCGCCCTGGCCTTCCTCTGCGTCCCCAACAACCCCACGGGGGAGGTCTACCCCTTCCTGGAGGAGGCCGCCCGGCGGGCCGGGGGAGCCCTGGTCCTGGACCTGGCCTACTACGAGCTCATGGAAGAACCCCTTGCCCTCCCCCAGGGGGTATGGCGCCTCTACAGCCCCAACAAGGCCCACGGCCTCACCGGGGTGCGGGCGGGCTACCTGGTGGCCCCCCTGGACCTCACCCACTTCCGGAACCTGGCCCCGAGCTGGCCCGTATCCGCCCACGGGGAGGCCCTCCTCCGGGGGCAGCTGGACCCTAGGGCCCGGGCCTGGCTGGAGTGGAGCCGGGCCGAGCTCCACCGCCTGAGGCGGCTTTTG
Above is a window of Thermus aquaticus DNA encoding:
- a CDS encoding aminotransferase class I/II-fold pyridoxal phosphate-dependent enzyme translates to LPLWEARSPEEFLELLPRSALAFLCVPNNPTGEVYPFLEEAARRAGGALVLDLAYYELMEEPLALPQGVWRLYSPNKAHGLTGVRAGYLVAPLDLTHFRNLAPSWPVSAHGEALLRGQLDPRARAWLEWSRAELHRLRRLLAEGLRALGLEVLESPANFLMVRVGRATAVARALRERGLRVRDATSFGLPEWLRLSAQREEAIEALLEALEGVLARLGA